In Kryptolebias marmoratus isolate JLee-2015 linkage group LG4, ASM164957v2, whole genome shotgun sequence, the following proteins share a genomic window:
- the LOC108231715 gene encoding tubulin beta-6 chain: MREIVHLQIGQCGNQIGSKFWEVISDEHGIDAAGIYEGDSSLQLDRINVYFNEAHGGKYVPRALLVDLEPGTMDSVRGSRIGALFRPDNFIHGNSGAGNNWAKGHYTEGAELVEQVVDRVRNESESCDCLQGFQMVHSLGGGTGSGMGTLIINKIREEYPDRIMNSFSIMPSPKVSDTVVEPYNATLSVHQLLENTDETYCIDNEALYDICFRTLKLTTPTYRDLNHLVCLTMSGVTTSLRFPGQLNADLRKLAVNMVPFPRLHFFMPGFAPLTAQGSQQYRALTVPELTQQMFDARNMMTACDPRRGRYLTVAGVFRGKMSTKEVDEQMLAIQQKNSNYFVDWIPHNVKVAVCDIPPRGLKMASTFIGNNTAIQEIFRRVGEQFSVMFRRKAFLHWYTGEGMDEMEFTEAENNLNDLVSEYQQYQDATADLDWEVEDEEEEEGPSAAATRKVQSRTEVKLETVVETSKETVADQ, from the exons ATGCGTGAAATTGTACATCTGCAAATAGGACAATGTGGCAACCAGATTGGCTCAAAG ttttgggAAGTAATAAGTGACGAACATGGAATTGATGCGGCAGGCATCTATGAAGGAGACAGCAGCCTCCAACTGGACAGAATCAACGTCTACTTCAATGAGGCTCACG GTGGTAAATACGTCCCCAGGGCCCTGCTTGTGGACCTGGAGCCCGGCACAATGGACAGTGTACGAGGAAGTCGCATCGGTGCTCTTTTCAGACCAGACAACTTCATCCATG GAAATTCGGGAGCTGGAAACAACTGGGCAAAAGGTCACTACACGGAAGGAGCTGAGCTGGTGGAGCAGGTTGTCGACAGGGTGAGGAACGAGAGTGAAAGCTGCGATTGCCTGCAAGGCTTCCAGATGGTTCACTCCCTGGGGGGTGGCACAGGCTCCGGCATGGGCACCCTCATCATCAACAAGATCCGCGAGGAATACCCTGATCGGATCATGAATAGCTTCAGCATCATGCCGTCTCCTAAAGTCTCCGACACGGTGGTGGAGCCCTACAATGCCACGCTGTCCGTCCACCAGCTCCTGGAGAACACAGACGAGACCTACTGCATTGACAACGAGGCCCTGTATGACATCTGTTTCCGTACACTAAAGCTGACCACACCGACCTACAGAGATCTCAACCACTTGGTTTGCTTGACAATGAGCGGGGTCACGACTTCTCTGAGATTCCCTGGACAGCTCAACGCTGACTTGAGGAAGCTGGCTGTCAACATGGTGCCCTTCCCTCGCCTCCACTTCTTCATGCCAGGCTTTGCCCCTCTGACAGCACAGGGCAGCCAGCAGTACAGAGCTCTTACTGTGCCTGAACTGACCCAGCAGATGTTTGACGCCCGCAACATGATGACGGCATGTGACCCGCGGCGAGGCCGATACCTCACCGTTGCTGGTGTCTTCCGTGGTAAGATGTCCACCAAAGAGGTAGATGAGCAGATGCTTGCAAtccagcagaaaaacagcaactacTTTGTCGATTGGATCCCCCATAACGTCAAGGTTGCCGTGTGTGACATCCCCCCGCGAGGCCTGAAAATGGCTTCCACCTTTATTGGCAACAACACAGCCATTCAGGAGATATTCCGCCGAGTGGGGGAGCAGTTCTCTGTGATGTTCAGGCGGAAGGCTTTCCTCCACTGGTATACGGGAGAAGGCATGGATGAAATGGAGTTCACCGAGGCAGAGAATAACCTCAACGACCTGGTGTCAGAGTACCAACAGTACCAAGACGCCACCGCTGATCTAGATTGGGAGGTGGAAGacgaagaggaagaagaaggaccCTCAGCAGCAGCGACAAGAAAGGTTCAATCTCGGACGGAAGTCAAACTGGAAACAGTTGTAGAAACAAGCAAAGAAACTGTAGCTGATCAATAA
- the prelid3b gene encoding PRELI domain containing protein 3B has translation MKIWTSEHIFNHPWEMVTKAAMQKYPNPMNPSVVGVDVLDRSIDQKGCLHSKRLLSTEWGLPSIVKSLIGNPRTCTYIQEHSVVDPKEKTFELKSTNITFTNMVSVDEKLTYKPHPEDPEKTVLTQEAIISVKGISLSSYLEGVMANTISTNAGKGREAMEWVIRRLNTEIEELAATARGTIRTPMAAAVTEK, from the exons ATGAAGATCTGGACCTCAGAACACATATTTAA CCATCCTTGGGAGATGGTGACCAAGGCTGCTATGCAGAAGTATCCCAACCCAATGAACCCCAGCGTGGTCGGCGTGGATGTTCTGGACAGAAGCATTGACCAAAAGGGATGCCTCCACAGCAAAAGACTGCTCAGCACAGAGTGGGGTCTACCATCCATAGTAAAATCT CTCATTGGAAACCCGCGGACGTGCACGTATATTCAGGAGCACTCGGTTGTGGATCCCAAAGAGAAGACATTCGAACTTAAATCCACAAAT ATCACTTTCACAAACATGGTATCAGTGGATGAAAAGTTAACATACAAGCCACACCCAGAAGATCCAGAGAA GACAGTACTGACTCAAGAAGCCATCATCTCTGTGAAGGGCATCAGTCTCAGCAGTTACCTGGAAGGCGTTATGGCCAACACCATCTCCACTAATGCTGGAAAG GGCCGAGAAGCCATGGAGTGGGTAATCAGACGGCTGAATACAGAAATCGAGGAGCTGGCGGCCACAGCGCGCGGGACGATACGCACACCGATGGCTGCGGCCGTCACTGAGAAATGA